A genomic window from Paenibacillus sp. FSL K6-0276 includes:
- the fsa gene encoding fructose-6-phosphate aldolase, producing MKFFLDTGNIEEIKRITRLGLVDGVTTNPSLIAKEGRLFKDVIKEIVAIVPGPVSAEVIGLTAEEMLKEAYEIAEWAPNVVIKLPMTEDGLEACYELTKKGIKTNVTLVFSAAQGLMAAKAGATYISPFVGRLDDIGVDGMKLIKDLKTILTNYGMTSEIIAASIRNIAHVEQAALAGAHIATIPGSLLPTLWKHPLTDNGIERFLKDWESVPQA from the coding sequence ATGAAGTTTTTCTTGGATACCGGAAATATTGAAGAAATCAAACGTATTACTCGCCTCGGATTAGTGGATGGCGTAACGACTAACCCGTCGCTCATCGCTAAAGAAGGAAGATTGTTTAAAGATGTCATCAAAGAAATCGTTGCAATCGTTCCAGGTCCCGTAAGTGCAGAAGTAATCGGACTGACAGCAGAAGAAATGCTTAAAGAAGCATACGAAATTGCTGAATGGGCTCCAAACGTTGTAATTAAACTCCCAATGACTGAAGATGGCTTGGAAGCTTGTTATGAGCTTACTAAAAAAGGTATCAAAACTAACGTAACGCTTGTCTTCTCAGCGGCTCAAGGCTTGATGGCTGCAAAAGCAGGTGCAACTTACATTTCTCCTTTCGTAGGTCGTCTGGACGATATCGGTGTTGACGGAATGAAACTGATCAAGGATCTGAAGACCATCCTGACCAACTACGGCATGACTTCCGAAATTATTGCAGCATCCATTCGTAACATTGCGCATGTTGAGCAAGCCGCTCTTGCTGGTGCTCACATTGCTACCATCCCAGGTTCGCTCCTGCCTACCCTCTGGAAGCATCCGCTGACAGATAACGGTATTGAACGCTTCCTGAAGGATTGGGAATCCGTACCACAAGCATAA